One Cupriavidus taiwanensis LMG 19424 DNA segment encodes these proteins:
- a CDS encoding type VI secretion system Vgr family protein: MVAATDLAKLLGAAFSQANRLLRLQTPLGHDALMPEQLQAAEQLDGGGFRIDLTAVSDNAGIEAQSLLGQAVRIDLLTQRSRTTLRPFHGHVTRFERVGANGGLARYRIVVEPWLALLRHRRDSFLFQDMSVVDVVDSVFGDYNGQGKLVPAWRWALRDASAYPRRSIVTQYEESDFDFVTRLLAEEGLFYYFEHEAADGEALGTHRMVIADANDVFQDNEQASIRFGRADATAAEDVIDRWQGARRLQTNTVAVASWDYRAKAVRSAEAGAPAEGNSAAPTLQDTDYPGQYWFEDGDQAQRHARQLVEALEVRRLSFAGEGSVRTLAPASRFMLTGHYDYERVQGDDERRFVVLAVAHAARNNLNERFRGVIDQLLGTGQSTEAPAEDASAVDVPFYRNQFTVVPAKIPYRPQQLDGQGRQLHPRPTVTGAQTAIVIGTDGPVHTDRDHRVMVQFHWQRGARSASRLSHPAGDDNARAEAGLGTWVRVATPVAGANWGGVALPRVGQEVVVEFQHGDIDRPVVIGAAYNGRGQASAQYNQNQTGAANATGNAPAWFAGSNETADGKQDGNGKPDGQQGHVHNAVLSGIKTQALGHSQDGTGGYNQLVFDDTSGQSRTLLSTTQAASALTLGHHLDQRDNARQAALGHGAALETADSGALRGGAGMLLTAHGAGTSVPLLDSEGAATQVEASTELLTSLADVARKQKADLPDEPAPAELPAIAQLKHTTEVLRHTEEGADGKASATAYNEPHLQVSAPKGIAATTPADAVLVAGTQLTVAAQKDANVAAGGNLSVAVADGLSLFTHGKAGDESAAGIAMHAASGKVGVASLQGQGRIAAEKRVTVSSSQGAVNVQAKEHVLLNAAGAQIRVLGNTIEVHAPGMTTFKGAQHLFVGPGGREANTSLPKGELPLCEYQAMGAESTGAGIVPIQS; the protein is encoded by the coding sequence ATGGTTGCAGCGACCGACCTGGCCAAACTGCTTGGCGCCGCTTTCTCGCAGGCCAACCGCTTGCTGCGCCTGCAGACGCCCCTTGGGCACGACGCGCTGATGCCCGAGCAGCTGCAGGCGGCAGAGCAGCTGGACGGCGGCGGGTTCCGCATCGACCTGACGGCGGTGTCGGATAACGCCGGCATCGAGGCGCAAAGCCTTCTGGGCCAGGCCGTGCGCATCGACCTGCTGACCCAGCGCAGCCGCACCACGTTGCGGCCCTTCCATGGCCACGTCACGCGCTTCGAGCGCGTGGGCGCCAACGGCGGGCTGGCGCGCTACCGGATCGTGGTGGAGCCTTGGCTGGCCCTCCTGCGCCACCGCCGCGACAGCTTCCTGTTCCAGGACATGTCGGTGGTCGACGTGGTGGACAGCGTGTTCGGCGACTACAACGGCCAGGGCAAGCTGGTGCCGGCGTGGCGCTGGGCGCTGCGCGACGCGTCGGCCTATCCGCGCCGCAGCATCGTCACGCAGTACGAAGAGAGCGACTTCGACTTCGTGACGCGGCTGCTCGCCGAAGAAGGCTTGTTCTACTACTTCGAGCATGAAGCCGCGGATGGCGAGGCACTCGGCACGCACCGCATGGTGATCGCCGATGCCAACGATGTCTTCCAGGACAACGAACAAGCCAGCATCCGCTTCGGCCGCGCCGATGCCACCGCTGCCGAAGACGTGATCGATCGCTGGCAAGGTGCGCGCAGGCTGCAGACCAATACTGTGGCCGTGGCCAGCTGGGACTATCGCGCCAAGGCGGTGCGCAGCGCCGAGGCCGGTGCGCCGGCCGAGGGCAATTCAGCCGCTCCGACCCTGCAGGATACCGACTATCCCGGCCAATACTGGTTCGAAGACGGCGACCAGGCGCAGCGCCATGCCCGGCAACTGGTGGAGGCGCTGGAAGTCCGACGCCTGTCGTTCGCTGGCGAGGGCAGCGTACGGACGCTGGCGCCCGCCAGCCGCTTCATGCTGACCGGCCATTATGACTACGAGCGAGTGCAAGGAGACGACGAACGCCGCTTTGTCGTCCTGGCGGTGGCGCATGCGGCCCGCAACAACCTGAACGAGCGCTTCCGCGGCGTCATCGATCAATTGCTCGGGACAGGTCAGTCGACTGAGGCGCCAGCCGAAGATGCGTCGGCAGTGGACGTGCCGTTCTACCGCAATCAATTTACGGTAGTGCCGGCAAAGATCCCCTACCGCCCGCAGCAGCTTGACGGACAAGGGCGGCAACTCCACCCGCGACCCACCGTCACCGGGGCTCAGACTGCCATCGTCATCGGCACGGACGGTCCCGTGCATACCGACCGCGACCATCGGGTCATGGTTCAGTTCCACTGGCAGCGCGGGGCCCGCTCGGCCAGCCGGCTGTCTCATCCCGCGGGCGACGACAACGCCCGCGCCGAAGCCGGTTTGGGCACCTGGGTGCGCGTAGCGACCCCGGTTGCCGGCGCAAACTGGGGCGGCGTGGCACTGCCGCGCGTCGGCCAGGAAGTGGTGGTGGAATTCCAGCACGGCGACATCGACCGCCCGGTCGTGATCGGCGCCGCCTACAACGGCCGCGGCCAGGCCAGCGCCCAGTACAACCAGAACCAGACCGGCGCTGCCAACGCCACCGGCAACGCACCAGCGTGGTTCGCCGGCAGCAACGAGACCGCCGATGGCAAACAGGACGGCAACGGCAAGCCCGACGGCCAGCAAGGCCACGTCCACAATGCGGTGCTGTCCGGCATCAAGACCCAGGCCCTCGGCCACAGCCAGGACGGTACCGGCGGTTACAACCAGCTTGTCTTCGACGATACCTCGGGACAAAGCCGCACCCTGCTATCCACCACGCAAGCGGCCTCGGCCCTGACGCTGGGCCACCACCTTGACCAACGCGACAACGCCCGCCAGGCAGCCCTGGGCCACGGCGCCGCGCTGGAAACCGCAGACAGCGGCGCCTTGCGCGGCGGCGCGGGCATGCTGCTGACCGCGCACGGCGCCGGCACCAGTGTGCCCTTGCTCGACAGCGAGGGCGCTGCAACGCAGGTGGAGGCCAGCACTGAACTGCTGACTTCGCTGGCCGATGTCGCGCGCAAGCAGAAGGCGGACTTGCCGGACGAGCCGGCTCCAGCCGAACTCCCGGCCATCGCACAGCTGAAGCACACCACCGAAGTGCTGCGCCATACGGAAGAAGGGGCCGATGGCAAAGCCAGCGCCACTGCCTATAACGAGCCTCACCTGCAGGTGTCAGCACCCAAGGGCATCGCCGCAACCACGCCCGCCGATGCGGTGCTGGTCGCGGGTACGCAGCTGACGGTGGCGGCGCAGAAGGATGCCAATGTGGCGGCGGGTGGGAATCTGTCGGTGGCGGTGGCCGATGGGCTGAGCTTGTTCACGCATGGCAAGGCTGGGGACGAGTCCGCGGCGGGGATTGCCATGCATGCGGCGAGCGGGAAGGTGGGTGTTGCCAGCTTGCAGGGCCAGGGTCGCATTGCCGCCGAAAAGCGGGTGACGGTGTCCTCGTCTCAGGGGGCGGTCAATGTGCAAGCGAAGGAGCATGTGCTGTTGAACGCGGCCGGGGCCCAGATCCGGGTGCTTGGGAACACGATTGAGGTGCATGCGCCGGGGATGACTACGTTTAAGGGGGCGCAGCATTTGTTTGTGGGGCCGGGGGGGCGTGAAGCAAATACGAGCCTGCCCAAGGGCGAGCTACCCTTGTGCGAGTATCAGGCGATGGGGGCTGAATCGACCGGTGCCGGCATCGTTCCGATTCAGTCCTGA
- a CDS encoding T6SS effector BTH_I2691 family protein, with protein sequence MTQSGTTPKNNKAGCPFCLKKGLPILPVRYAIARDDIGKGKPAPRLGGPFGHGVQENELPAGQHYTLRLMRPGYLYVCNEKRGSWDAYVITEKGYLYPFATEIKHSVLEKMDTNKVQTIDALLQPPKEAIEFSCQREPDHPYLARCIMVPDASSAERIWIGFSDTPWTKRVWKAHTNARERARHMRELRLDLWKGGSHRHVDSLEKLGGHLSEGGYTIKETRPEAGKRGTYPSEMAGQPSAFSHSPQAFYGLREQLPGLVNWANSQAKRMGMIAPMLAVDDPVGLALEAAQLLRLRVEIFERDKGRDWKHATSTTIVGMRHAIEEQAVQEALQVKRNTSGVAVYTYADGMPVATPYDPDLEEKVWEQNGLMALTPDEEKRARRNAWKEYLNDYSEPNREAFDKELERDMNAYARNTLAPLARSFVTWYGGTPYREAMACNHDDTDIKSGEAMTSLVIACLYDIVGIEPVSDILLKELQGSFTERKNTVLRALVLDNSEAAKKLEKAATAELEVGNPGAWSNVFKAFAHVLEKGHANELAGAMESVARLAYSVSAPIVTLLGRAGRGAVGKAGDAVVGVGVRYRHVALLGLLAKKPLRQLKIRASEAEMAHIIVDELVRAHPNVDRQALRRQVDNHVRSELSERRGARGQIPGARNARGRRVYEWTVFWDDDMRRTFNGTNIDQLDNILLREDQLRAALRSRTATAIKLDIGLGTVGLILDGWNAYKAYTELPDPKKGTLGQRQLQLAGALTSLAGSSIELTGKGFERTAWGRTSLVRPFRFFMNKVSSRALLVGFLGKLIGTIGAFMGSILDYWKAKDAKAQGDVAMYRLYITTSVVGGAIASLMLFGLLSAGLGFVLLLALALVSMLGEWMINVIRDNKVEIWLDKTPFGMHKHGRFLKLDEQESAYQSLLKA encoded by the coding sequence ATGACCCAATCTGGTACGACTCCGAAGAACAACAAAGCCGGTTGCCCATTCTGCCTAAAGAAAGGGCTGCCGATCTTGCCTGTCCGGTATGCGATCGCCCGCGATGACATAGGCAAGGGCAAACCTGCGCCACGCCTTGGTGGTCCCTTTGGTCACGGCGTCCAAGAGAATGAACTGCCGGCAGGGCAACACTATACGTTGCGTCTCATGCGGCCCGGCTACCTCTATGTGTGCAATGAAAAGCGTGGCAGCTGGGATGCCTATGTGATCACGGAAAAAGGGTACCTGTACCCCTTTGCAACCGAGATCAAGCACAGTGTCCTGGAAAAGATGGACACCAACAAGGTGCAGACCATTGACGCGTTGTTGCAGCCGCCCAAGGAAGCCATCGAATTCAGTTGCCAGAGGGAACCCGATCATCCCTATCTGGCTCGTTGCATCATGGTTCCCGATGCCAGTTCCGCAGAGAGAATCTGGATCGGATTCTCAGATACACCGTGGACAAAACGTGTATGGAAGGCGCATACCAATGCCAGGGAGCGAGCGCGCCATATGCGCGAGCTCCGTTTGGATCTTTGGAAAGGAGGAAGCCACCGCCACGTCGATTCGTTGGAAAAGCTAGGTGGCCATTTGTCCGAGGGAGGCTATACGATCAAGGAAACCCGTCCCGAAGCAGGCAAGCGCGGCACATATCCAAGTGAAATGGCGGGACAGCCATCCGCATTTTCTCACTCGCCACAGGCGTTCTACGGCTTGAGGGAACAGCTGCCCGGTCTTGTCAATTGGGCAAATTCGCAAGCAAAGCGGATGGGCATGATTGCCCCAATGTTGGCAGTTGACGACCCAGTCGGACTGGCTTTGGAAGCCGCTCAATTGCTGCGCTTGCGCGTAGAAATTTTCGAACGCGACAAGGGCCGAGACTGGAAACACGCCACATCCACGACCATTGTTGGCATGCGCCATGCCATTGAAGAGCAGGCCGTGCAGGAAGCGCTCCAAGTCAAAAGAAACACTTCTGGCGTTGCCGTCTACACGTACGCCGATGGAATGCCGGTCGCGACGCCCTATGACCCAGACCTGGAGGAAAAGGTATGGGAGCAGAATGGACTGATGGCACTGACGCCGGATGAAGAGAAGCGCGCGCGCCGAAATGCTTGGAAGGAGTATCTGAACGATTACAGCGAGCCTAACCGGGAAGCCTTCGATAAGGAGCTCGAGCGCGATATGAACGCGTACGCCAGGAACACACTGGCGCCGCTCGCGCGGAGCTTTGTGACATGGTACGGAGGAACACCATATCGCGAGGCGATGGCCTGCAACCACGATGATACCGATATCAAGAGCGGCGAAGCCATGACCAGCCTGGTCATTGCTTGCTTGTATGACATTGTTGGTATTGAGCCGGTATCCGACATCCTTCTCAAGGAATTGCAGGGCTCCTTTACTGAGCGTAAGAACACGGTTCTGCGGGCACTTGTGCTTGACAACTCCGAGGCGGCGAAGAAATTGGAGAAGGCGGCGACTGCGGAGTTAGAAGTAGGCAATCCTGGAGCCTGGAGCAATGTATTCAAGGCCTTTGCCCACGTACTGGAAAAGGGGCATGCGAATGAATTGGCAGGCGCGATGGAAAGTGTGGCACGACTGGCATACAGCGTTTCGGCGCCGATAGTGACCCTACTAGGTCGTGCTGGAAGAGGCGCAGTGGGAAAGGCCGGGGACGCGGTAGTTGGTGTGGGTGTCCGCTATCGCCATGTTGCTTTGCTAGGCCTGCTGGCAAAAAAGCCTCTTCGCCAACTTAAGATACGAGCATCTGAGGCCGAAATGGCCCACATCATTGTTGACGAGCTGGTGCGAGCGCACCCCAATGTGGATCGCCAAGCCTTGCGGCGGCAGGTTGATAATCATGTGCGGAGTGAGTTATCCGAGCGGCGCGGAGCACGTGGACAGATTCCTGGCGCGCGTAACGCAAGAGGGAGGCGGGTATACGAGTGGACCGTCTTCTGGGATGACGATATGCGCCGCACGTTTAACGGGACAAACATCGATCAATTGGACAACATATTGTTGCGAGAAGACCAATTGCGTGCGGCGCTGAGAAGTCGGACCGCGACCGCGATCAAGTTGGATATCGGGCTGGGTACCGTGGGTCTGATACTAGATGGGTGGAATGCATACAAAGCATATACGGAGCTACCAGACCCAAAGAAGGGGACGCTGGGCCAACGGCAATTACAATTGGCCGGTGCCCTGACAAGCTTGGCAGGGAGCAGTATAGAGCTTACTGGAAAGGGATTTGAGCGAACGGCCTGGGGACGAACATCCCTTGTGAGACCTTTTAGGTTTTTCATGAACAAGGTGTCGAGCCGCGCACTTTTAGTGGGTTTTTTGGGGAAATTGATTGGTACGATTGGCGCTTTTATGGGTTCGATTTTGGACTATTGGAAAGCAAAAGATGCGAAAGCTCAGGGTGATGTCGCTAT
- a CDS encoding DUF4123 domain-containing protein: protein MNHAESWNAQGAADMPAGHSAFSHRWLSDFTYGLLNPLRLEREEWEDLPITRLAPPELKVQAEFMPLLLSFNDLTAPQRAILLGRIEAREQQGNSYLCGLLSSDAEKSVLSAHLSRLLVMTRQDNGQRYLLRYYDPRVMRHLQWLLTDKQRVEFCGPISVWSWPASSGWITGRRLARYSPGQRLVLHPHQWATLERLALTNRALTELEILAPDLSQNDALFQRLDAALLQASTELALTDSEDWLFCAIQSVRFHPQIHHHPQLLERLGQAATKMGSYAAACADLDDSAWLSMAEELNSRMPTA, encoded by the coding sequence ATGAATCACGCTGAGTCCTGGAATGCGCAGGGCGCAGCTGACATGCCTGCTGGCCACTCCGCCTTTTCTCACCGGTGGCTATCAGATTTCACCTACGGGCTGCTGAATCCGCTGCGCCTTGAACGTGAGGAATGGGAGGACCTTCCAATTACCAGGCTGGCACCTCCAGAATTGAAAGTGCAGGCGGAGTTCATGCCGTTGTTGTTAAGTTTCAATGATCTGACCGCGCCGCAACGCGCTATCCTGCTGGGTCGTATAGAAGCGAGGGAACAGCAGGGGAACTCATATCTTTGCGGTCTCCTCAGCAGCGACGCCGAGAAATCAGTGCTGAGCGCCCATCTCAGCCGCCTTCTGGTGATGACACGACAAGACAATGGACAGCGTTACCTGCTTCGCTATTACGACCCGCGTGTCATGCGTCACTTGCAATGGTTATTGACGGACAAGCAGCGTGTGGAATTTTGCGGGCCGATCAGCGTCTGGTCGTGGCCCGCATCCAGCGGCTGGATTACCGGCCGCCGTCTCGCGCGATACAGTCCCGGCCAGCGATTGGTTCTGCATCCCCACCAGTGGGCGACGCTCGAGCGCCTGGCCCTAACGAACCGGGCACTGACGGAACTTGAGATTTTGGCGCCTGATCTATCGCAGAACGACGCGTTGTTTCAGCGGCTCGATGCGGCGCTGCTCCAGGCCAGTACTGAACTCGCGCTCACCGATAGCGAGGATTGGCTGTTTTGCGCCATTCAATCCGTCCGCTTTCATCCGCAGATCCACCATCATCCGCAGCTATTGGAACGTCTTGGGCAAGCAGCTACCAAAATGGGAAGCTATGCCGCCGCATGTGCGGACCTTGACGATTCCGCTTGGCTCAGTATGGCGGAGGAGCTGAACAGCCGAATGCCGACAGCGTAA
- the tssH gene encoding type VI secretion system ATPase TssH, which produces MAIPLKTLIAKLNASCRHAAERAASLCMARGNYEVDLEHLFLALLENARSDFSVAVRASGIDPSALQRDLEAEITRFKDGNTRTPAFSPYLPKLFEHAWLIASLDSQTTRIRSGHLLLALLTEPALAPLAVRGSHRFAEFDADRLKHDFDKLTAGSEEREQAVDMADGSAATASANGVTAAPALTATPALDQFTVDLTQSARDGRIDPVIGRDAEIRQVIDILMRRRQNNPILTGEAGVGKTAVVEGLAQRIAVGDVPPPLQGVTVRTLDMGLLQAGASVKGEFENRLKNVIEEVRKSPQPIILFIDEAHTIIGAGGQAGQNDAANLLKPALARGELRTIAATTWSEYKKYFEKDAALARRFQVVKVDEPSETLAAAMLRGMVPLMERHFGVRVLDEAITEAVRLSHRYISGRQLPDKAVSVLDTACAKVALGQNATPGAIEDDRKALERLGVELAALQREQRAGAAHTERLAALEAQRAELEQRVAAADARLAQERELVARIQALRAAREQGNDAETEAAAPAMAANSDVVAMPRKGSRKAAAVASEPDELDQLLAELRALQGEAPMVPLQVDGHVVSEIVSAWTGIPLGRMVKDELRTVLNLKPLLAARVIGQDHALDAIAQRVRTATANLEDPNKPRGVFLFAGPSGVGKTETALALADILYGGERKLITINMSEYQEAHSVSGLKGSPPGYVGYGEGGVLTEAVRRNPYSVVLLDEIEKAHPDVLEMFFQVFDKGEMDDAEGRPIDFRNTIIILTSNVGSSVIMQACLNNAAEELPDADALAEVLRPTLYKAFKPAFLGRTKVVPYYPIPDDVLVEIITLKLGRIRDRVAANHQAEFQWDNALVEAVLARCTEVDAGARAVDHILNGTLLPEIAQTVLVRMAEGGGVDKIKVTTGKNGEFKYRIS; this is translated from the coding sequence ATGGCCATTCCCCTCAAGACGTTGATCGCCAAACTGAATGCAAGCTGCCGGCACGCCGCGGAGCGCGCCGCGTCGCTGTGCATGGCGCGCGGCAACTATGAGGTCGACCTGGAGCACCTGTTCCTGGCGCTACTGGAAAACGCGCGCAGCGATTTCTCGGTGGCGGTGCGCGCCAGCGGCATCGATCCCTCGGCGCTGCAGCGCGACCTGGAAGCGGAAATCACGCGCTTCAAGGACGGCAACACGCGAACGCCGGCTTTTTCGCCTTATCTGCCGAAGCTGTTCGAACATGCGTGGCTGATTGCGTCGCTCGACTCCCAGACCACCCGCATCCGATCCGGCCACCTGCTGCTGGCCTTGCTGACGGAGCCGGCGCTGGCGCCGCTGGCAGTACGCGGCTCGCATCGCTTTGCCGAGTTTGATGCGGATCGCCTCAAGCATGATTTCGACAAACTGACCGCCGGTTCCGAAGAGCGGGAGCAGGCGGTGGATATGGCTGATGGCAGCGCGGCAACGGCAAGCGCCAACGGCGTTACCGCGGCGCCCGCGCTGACCGCGACGCCGGCGCTCGACCAGTTCACTGTCGACCTGACCCAATCCGCCCGCGATGGCCGCATCGACCCGGTGATCGGGCGCGATGCCGAGATCCGCCAGGTCATCGACATCCTGATGCGGCGCCGGCAGAACAACCCGATCCTGACCGGCGAGGCCGGCGTCGGCAAGACCGCGGTGGTCGAAGGCCTTGCGCAGCGTATTGCGGTGGGCGACGTGCCGCCGCCGCTGCAAGGCGTGACCGTGCGTACGCTCGACATGGGGCTGCTGCAGGCCGGTGCCAGCGTCAAAGGCGAATTCGAGAATCGGCTGAAGAACGTGATCGAGGAAGTCCGCAAGAGCCCGCAGCCCATCATCCTGTTTATCGACGAGGCCCATACCATCATCGGCGCGGGCGGCCAGGCCGGGCAGAACGATGCCGCCAACCTGCTCAAGCCGGCGCTGGCGCGCGGCGAGCTGCGGACCATCGCCGCGACGACCTGGAGCGAGTATAAAAAGTACTTCGAAAAGGACGCCGCGCTGGCGCGGCGCTTCCAGGTGGTCAAGGTGGATGAGCCCAGCGAGACGCTGGCCGCTGCGATGCTGCGCGGCATGGTGCCGCTGATGGAGCGCCATTTCGGCGTGCGCGTGCTGGACGAAGCTATCACCGAGGCTGTGCGCCTGTCGCATCGCTACATCAGCGGCCGCCAGCTGCCGGACAAGGCGGTCAGCGTGCTCGATACCGCTTGCGCCAAGGTGGCGCTGGGGCAGAACGCCACGCCAGGTGCGATCGAGGACGATCGCAAGGCGCTGGAACGCTTGGGCGTGGAGCTGGCTGCGCTGCAGCGGGAGCAACGCGCTGGGGCGGCGCACACAGAGCGCCTGGCAGCGCTGGAAGCACAGCGTGCCGAACTGGAACAACGCGTGGCCGCCGCCGATGCGCGCCTGGCGCAGGAGCGCGAACTGGTGGCGCGCATCCAGGCACTGCGTGCGGCACGAGAGCAGGGCAACGATGCGGAGACGGAAGCAGCCGCCCCGGCCATGGCAGCCAACAGCGATGTGGTGGCAATGCCGCGCAAGGGCAGCCGCAAGGCAGCCGCTGTGGCTTCGGAGCCCGACGAACTCGACCAGCTGCTGGCGGAGCTTCGTGCGCTCCAGGGTGAAGCACCGATGGTGCCGTTGCAGGTAGACGGCCACGTGGTTTCCGAGATCGTATCGGCATGGACAGGGATTCCGCTCGGCCGCATGGTCAAGGATGAGCTGCGCACGGTGCTGAACCTGAAGCCCTTGCTGGCCGCGCGCGTGATCGGCCAGGACCATGCGCTGGATGCAATCGCCCAGCGCGTGCGCACCGCCACCGCGAACCTGGAAGATCCCAACAAGCCGCGCGGCGTGTTCCTGTTCGCAGGCCCGTCCGGCGTCGGCAAGACCGAAACCGCGCTGGCGCTGGCAGACATCCTCTACGGTGGCGAACGCAAGCTCATCACCATCAACATGAGCGAGTACCAGGAAGCGCACAGCGTGTCGGGGCTGAAGGGATCGCCGCCAGGCTATGTCGGTTATGGCGAGGGCGGCGTGCTGACCGAGGCCGTGCGCCGCAACCCTTACAGCGTGGTGCTGCTGGACGAGATCGAGAAGGCCCACCCGGATGTGCTGGAGATGTTCTTCCAGGTGTTCGACAAGGGCGAGATGGACGATGCCGAGGGGCGGCCCATCGACTTCCGCAACACCATCATCATCCTGACGTCGAATGTCGGCTCGTCGGTGATCATGCAGGCCTGCCTGAACAACGCCGCAGAGGAACTGCCTGACGCCGACGCCCTGGCCGAGGTGCTACGACCGACACTGTACAAAGCCTTCAAGCCGGCCTTCCTGGGGCGTACCAAGGTCGTGCCGTACTACCCGATTCCGGACGACGTGCTGGTGGAGATCATCACGCTCAAGCTCGGTCGCATCCGCGACCGTGTAGCCGCCAACCACCAAGCGGAATTCCAGTGGGATAACGCGCTGGTCGAGGCGGTGCTGGCGCGCTGCACCGAAGTCGATGCCGGTGCGCGTGCGGTCGACCATATCCTGAACGGAACGCTGCTTCCGGAGATCGCGCAAACCGTACTGGTGCGCATGGCAGAGGGCGGCGGTGTCGACAAGATCAAGGTCACCACGGGCAAGAACGGTGAGTTCAAGTACCGCATCAGCTGA
- the tssG gene encoding type VI secretion system baseplate subunit TssG, with translation MRTPQRRIDPGVIRTLLRQPYRYEFFQAVRLLELHYAREGAGTPEQVLATRVAFRNTLSLSFPPSELQSIEAATALNGELDSDAAFAQALADGALDQVSITPTFFGMLGGQGALPLHYTEIVAERETLRRDRAARAFFDIFSNRATALFYQAWKKYRLPFQHEVDRNRHYLPLLLSLAGMADKSMRRGLSATAGVVHDEALAGYATAVRHRPVSAAYLQQVLSDYFQAEVRVEQFVGGWYQVPPSQYSRLGGSNNLLGATALAGARVWQRDLRVRVWMGPLGREQYRNFLPGAEGALALRKMVTVLCGATLEYEVGLILRASDVSGCALGAAGSGRLGWDTFLSTRPARQDRSDARYTLAPVH, from the coding sequence ATGCGCACCCCGCAGCGGCGAATCGATCCTGGTGTAATCCGCACACTGCTGCGGCAACCCTACCGCTATGAGTTCTTCCAGGCGGTGCGGTTGCTCGAGCTGCACTATGCGCGCGAAGGCGCCGGCACGCCGGAGCAGGTGCTGGCCACGCGCGTCGCCTTCCGCAACACCCTGTCGCTGTCATTCCCGCCGAGCGAGCTGCAGTCCATCGAGGCCGCCACCGCGCTGAATGGCGAACTGGATAGCGATGCAGCCTTTGCGCAAGCCCTGGCCGATGGTGCGCTGGACCAGGTGTCGATCACGCCCACCTTTTTCGGGATGCTGGGCGGGCAGGGGGCGCTGCCTCTGCACTACACCGAGATCGTGGCGGAGCGCGAAACCCTGCGCCGCGACCGCGCCGCACGCGCCTTCTTCGATATCTTTTCCAATCGCGCCACCGCGCTGTTCTATCAGGCGTGGAAAAAGTACCGGCTGCCGTTCCAGCACGAAGTCGACCGCAACCGGCACTACCTGCCACTGCTGCTGTCGCTGGCCGGCATGGCGGACAAGTCCATGCGGCGCGGCCTGTCAGCCACAGCCGGGGTCGTGCATGATGAAGCGCTGGCCGGATATGCCACCGCCGTGCGCCACCGGCCGGTATCGGCCGCCTATTTGCAGCAGGTGCTGTCCGACTACTTCCAGGCTGAAGTACGCGTCGAGCAGTTCGTCGGCGGCTGGTACCAGGTGCCGCCGTCACAGTATTCGCGGCTTGGCGGTTCGAACAACCTGTTGGGCGCCACCGCACTGGCCGGGGCCCGCGTCTGGCAGCGGGACCTGCGCGTGCGAGTCTGGATGGGACCGCTGGGTCGCGAGCAGTATCGCAATTTCCTCCCTGGCGCCGAAGGGGCGCTGGCCCTTCGGAAGATGGTGACGGTTCTGTGCGGCGCCACGCTGGAGTACGAAGTCGGCCTGATCTTGCGCGCCAGCGACGTATCCGGCTGCGCGCTCGGCGCCGCGGGCAGCGGCAGGCTTGGCTGGGATACTTTCCTCAGCACGAGGCCCGCGCGCCAGGACCGCAGCGATGCGCGCTACACGCTTGCGCCCGTGCACTGA